One window of Paludibacter propionicigenes WB4 genomic DNA carries:
- a CDS encoding Ig-like domain-containing domain, whose product MKIKTRIEFVIITLAVMLVVYACANRSQGPTGGPKDKTPPRVLKSVPLNGELNYKKKQIEIDFDEMLSVEKPNENVIVSPPQVKQPDVKAYGKKISITLNEDLSENTTYSINFGDAIVDLNEKNPVKNYVFSFATGNQIDTLKISGVVINSEDLNPLPGIMVGIYVENTDSFFFQKPFLRVARTDDKGRFSINNIKKGKYKIFALGDTNHDYFYQPGEGVALLDSVITPTYRIEQMTDTIWKDTITVDSLHTYMGTHFLPDNVTLRYFNENKKRQYFVKSERKEPFVFNLFFNTASTKLPEIKPLNFKWDDKYLLEKNATADTLTYWLKDSTLWKTDTLRMSMTYLKTDSLYKLQSKTDTISVILRNARVSTKSKTSSKPIITKIEHLKVASNISSVFDVYSPIILKFDAPLADFDVTKIRLSEKIDSTYKEIPFKWQKLDSIQKTFGISYKWLPEKSYKLLIDSATFTSIYGKTNNKIKDEFKIKSLDDYSSIELVLSPFNPKAVLQVLDTKDTPVATKPAIEKGTLFEYLKPGDYYVRMFIDRNGNGKWDPGDLKAKRQPEEVYYYPKKLSLIKNWKFEETWDYNETPLLKQKPQELIKASISSKQKN is encoded by the coding sequence ATGAAAATAAAAACCAGAATAGAATTCGTAATAATTACATTGGCTGTTATGCTTGTGGTATATGCTTGCGCCAACCGATCGCAAGGACCTACCGGAGGGCCGAAAGATAAAACGCCACCCCGGGTGCTGAAGTCGGTTCCGTTGAATGGCGAACTAAACTATAAGAAAAAGCAAATTGAAATAGACTTTGATGAGATGCTCTCGGTAGAAAAGCCAAACGAGAATGTGATTGTTTCGCCGCCGCAGGTAAAACAGCCCGATGTAAAGGCATACGGAAAGAAAATATCGATTACGTTGAATGAAGACTTGTCTGAGAATACAACTTATTCAATCAACTTTGGAGATGCTATAGTAGATTTGAACGAAAAGAATCCTGTGAAAAATTATGTATTTTCTTTTGCAACAGGAAACCAAATTGATACGTTGAAGATTTCGGGTGTTGTTATCAACTCAGAAGATTTAAATCCGTTGCCTGGAATAATGGTTGGGATTTACGTTGAAAACACAGACTCGTTTTTCTTCCAAAAACCTTTTCTTCGGGTGGCCAGAACGGATGATAAGGGTCGTTTTTCTATCAATAATATAAAGAAAGGGAAGTATAAAATCTTTGCTCTGGGCGATACCAATCACGATTATTTTTATCAGCCCGGAGAAGGGGTAGCTTTGCTTGATTCTGTTATAACTCCAACATACAGAATTGAACAAATGACCGATACAATATGGAAAGATACAATTACGGTGGACAGCCTTCACACTTATATGGGTACACATTTTTTGCCCGACAATGTGACGCTTCGTTATTTCAATGAAAATAAAAAACGACAATACTTTGTAAAGTCCGAAAGAAAAGAGCCTTTTGTATTTAATTTGTTCTTCAATACGGCTTCTACAAAGCTTCCTGAAATTAAGCCGTTGAATTTCAAATGGGATGATAAATACCTGCTTGAGAAAAATGCAACTGCCGATACACTTACCTATTGGTTGAAAGATTCGACATTGTGGAAAACGGATACATTGCGTATGTCAATGACGTATTTAAAGACCGACTCATTGTATAAACTACAATCGAAAACAGACACCATCAGTGTTATTTTGCGTAATGCGCGAGTCAGCACAAAATCTAAAACTTCATCTAAACCGATCATTACGAAAATAGAACATTTGAAGGTTGCAAGTAATATATCTTCTGTGTTTGATGTATACAGCCCGATTATTTTGAAATTCGATGCGCCTTTGGCCGATTTTGATGTTACAAAGATCAGGCTTAGTGAGAAAATAGATAGTACCTATAAGGAAATTCCGTTTAAATGGCAAAAACTGGATTCCATTCAGAAGACCTTTGGAATTAGCTATAAATGGTTGCCCGAAAAGAGTTATAAACTTTTAATAGATTCGGCTACATTCACGAGCATATATGGCAAAACGAATAATAAGATTAAAGATGAGTTTAAAATAAAATCGTTGGATGATTATTCGAGCATAGAACTGGTGCTTAGTCCATTTAATCCCAAAGCAGTATTGCAGGTGCTTGATACAAAAGACACACCGGTGGCAACCAAACCGGCCATTGAAAAAGGGACTCTTTTTGAGTACTTGAAGCCGGGTGATTATTATGTTCGTATGTTCATAGACCGAAACGGAAACGGTAAATGGGATCCGGGTGATTTGAAAGCCAAGCGTCAGCCTGAGGAAGTATATTATTATCCAAAGAAACTCTCGCTTATCAAGAACTGGAAATTTGAGGAAACGTGGGATTACAATGAAACTCCGTTGCTTAAGCAGAAACCGCAAGAATTAATAAAAGCGTCTATTTCGTCGAAACAGAAAAATTGA
- the nhaA gene encoding Na+/H+ antiporter NhaA, giving the protein MRATNLFKEFFNSEKAGGLILIACTIVSLAIANSVFGSGYHLFWQTQLVGHSIEHWVNDGLMTIFFLLIGLELEREIYQGELSNIKNALLPIFAALGGMIVPAGLYLLFNYGTVTQSGAGIPMATDIAFALGILSLLGSRVPTSLKVFLTALAVIDDLGAILVIALFYTKTLIWANLIAALGIFVALVVLNKLKVRTLIPYLVGGILMWYFMLNSGVHATITGVLLAFAIPFGNGDRKSGSYKLQHFLHKPVAFIILPIFALANTAISLSGEFTQTLSEHYSIGIMTGLIVGKPLGIFLLSLLVVKVGICRLPVDLNWKAIFGAGLLGGIGFTMSIFITLLAFDNEAIISNAKLIILLSSLVAAVIGFICLKLTLPIHKKHSISKPQ; this is encoded by the coding sequence ATGAGAGCAACTAACCTATTTAAAGAGTTCTTTAACAGCGAAAAGGCGGGTGGATTAATTCTTATCGCTTGTACAATTGTGTCGCTCGCTATTGCCAACTCGGTTTTCGGGAGCGGTTATCATCTTTTCTGGCAAACCCAGTTAGTAGGTCATAGCATTGAACATTGGGTGAATGATGGGCTAATGACAATATTCTTCCTGCTGATAGGACTGGAACTGGAAAGGGAAATTTATCAGGGCGAACTCTCAAACATCAAAAATGCTTTGCTTCCTATTTTTGCGGCGTTGGGTGGTATGATAGTTCCGGCAGGGCTCTATTTGCTATTCAACTACGGTACTGTCACTCAGTCGGGAGCTGGTATTCCTATGGCAACCGATATTGCCTTTGCGCTGGGTATTCTATCCTTGCTGGGAAGCAGAGTTCCTACTTCGCTCAAAGTATTTCTGACGGCACTGGCCGTTATCGACGATTTAGGAGCTATTCTGGTCATTGCTTTGTTTTATACCAAAACGCTTATCTGGGCTAATCTAATTGCAGCGTTGGGTATATTTGTTGCACTTGTCGTGTTGAACAAACTAAAGGTCAGAACGCTCATTCCCTATTTGGTTGGGGGTATTCTCATGTGGTATTTTATGCTCAACTCAGGAGTACACGCTACTATCACAGGGGTTTTACTGGCCTTTGCAATTCCGTTTGGCAACGGCGACCGTAAATCGGGTTCATACAAACTACAACATTTCTTGCACAAGCCTGTTGCTTTTATTATTCTTCCGATTTTTGCGCTGGCAAACACCGCCATAAGCCTGAGTGGCGAATTCACTCAAACACTCTCTGAGCATTACAGCATAGGCATTATGACCGGACTCATCGTTGGCAAACCGCTTGGTATATTTTTGCTTTCATTGTTGGTGGTTAAGGTGGGCATTTGCCGGTTGCCCGTCGACCTGAACTGGAAAGCAATTTTCGGTGCCGGACTTTTGGGCGGAATCGGGTTTACGATGTCCATTTTTATCACCTTGCTTGCCTTCGATAATGAGGCAATCATCAGTAATGCCAAACTTATTATACTCTTGTCGTCTCTTGTTGCTGCCGTAATTGGATTTATTTGTCTGAAACTGACACTACCCATACACAAAAAGCATTCAATAAGTAAACCCCAATAG
- a CDS encoding class I SAM-dependent methyltransferase yields the protein MNKIIKSILKRSFGLLALVESVFDKQFLVADVPMSTIVSHQKWEKYLYDIGNKDGLRILEIGSREVTGKSIARKNFSNATYIGFDLYPGNNVDVVGDAHKLSSYFACEEKFDIIYSSSCFEHFAMPWIVATEISKLLKVGGIVFVETHFSFASHERPWHFFQFSDMALRVLFSNVLGFECIEAGMSNPLVGRFSSLADKYLKNKPVVGLYCHTEYLGKKIRDVDDFDWKTVDLFDIVGETKYPEPLK from the coding sequence ATGAATAAAATTATAAAGAGCATATTGAAGAGAAGTTTTGGCTTATTGGCATTAGTAGAGTCTGTATTTGATAAACAGTTTTTAGTTGCAGATGTACCCATGTCAACTATAGTAAGTCATCAAAAATGGGAAAAGTATTTATATGATATTGGGAATAAGGATGGACTGAGAATCTTGGAGATAGGAAGTCGTGAAGTAACAGGAAAATCTATTGCTCGAAAGAATTTCTCGAATGCAACATATATTGGATTCGACCTTTACCCTGGGAATAATGTAGATGTTGTTGGAGATGCCCATAAGTTGTCATCTTATTTTGCGTGCGAAGAGAAATTTGATATTATTTACAGTAGTTCTTGCTTTGAACATTTTGCAATGCCTTGGATTGTAGCTACAGAAATCTCGAAATTATTGAAAGTTGGTGGAATTGTATTTGTAGAAACTCATTTTTCCTTTGCTTCTCATGAAAGACCATGGCATTTCTTTCAATTTAGTGATATGGCATTAAGAGTGCTATTTTCAAATGTGCTTGGATTTGAATGTATTGAAGCCGGTATGTCAAATCCATTAGTGGGAAGATTCTCATCATTAGCTGATAAATATTTAAAAAACAAACCTGTGGTTGGACTTTATTGTCATACTGAATATTTAGGAAAGAAAATAAGAGATGTTGATGATTTTGACTGGAAAACAGTGGATTTATTTGATATTGTAGGAGAAACAAAATATCCGGAACCATTGAAATAG
- a CDS encoding acyl-CoA thioesterase, translating to MDNIKFNHTTPIQLRFNDFDALGHVNNSVYFSFYDLGKTSYFDEVVPGATSSKEVGVVIANIQVSFLLSVYPGENVAVETAVVEIGNKSFKLLQQLIDVDTKEVKCICQTVMVCFDAKTKSSHPISDEWRKAMADFEGNPELGKVHSKN from the coding sequence ATGGATAACATTAAATTCAATCATACAACGCCTATCCAACTACGTTTTAATGATTTCGATGCTTTGGGGCATGTAAATAACTCGGTTTACTTCTCGTTTTATGATTTGGGTAAAACTTCTTACTTTGATGAAGTAGTGCCTGGAGCCACTTCCAGCAAAGAAGTGGGCGTTGTAATTGCAAATATTCAGGTAAGTTTTCTGTTGTCGGTATATCCGGGTGAAAATGTAGCTGTGGAAACCGCTGTGGTAGAAATCGGGAACAAGAGCTTTAAACTCTTACAGCAGCTCATCGATGTTGATACAAAAGAAGTGAAGTGTATCTGTCAGACAGTCATGGTTTGTTTTGATGCAAAAACGAAAAGTTCGCATCCCATTTCGGACGAATGGCGTAAAGCTATGGCCGACTTTGAGGGTAATCCGGAACTGGGGAAAGTACATTCTAAGAATTAA
- the dinB gene encoding DNA polymerase IV: MRKIIHIDMDAFFASIEQRDNADYRGKPLAVGYSGARGVVAASSYEARRYGVHSAMASKTALRKCPHLIFVMPRFDVYKSVSRQIMEIFHEYTDLVEPLSLDEAFLDVTENHKQIATATQIAKEIKQKIRETVGLTASAGVSFNKFLAKIASDYNKPDGLFVITPKAAEQFVDTLPIERFFGVGKVTAERMHQLGIKTGADLKQWSEQGLVTNFGKVGHMYYQNARAIDNRPVESQRIRKSVSSETTFAIDTDIYEEILPELDVLTREVVDYIQKKDFKGRTASIKLKFSDFRVITRSKTFPTPVSDYETLYGAGKEMLKLVDLSPKIRLIGIGVKNNEEEVSWGDAIQLRIEFKEDELNE; the protein is encoded by the coding sequence ATGCGTAAGATAATTCATATTGATATGGATGCTTTCTTTGCTTCGATAGAGCAGCGGGATAATGCTGACTACAGGGGCAAACCTCTGGCTGTCGGTTATTCGGGAGCACGTGGTGTGGTGGCAGCTTCCAGTTATGAAGCGCGGCGTTATGGAGTGCATTCGGCCATGGCATCAAAAACGGCATTGCGTAAGTGTCCGCACCTGATATTTGTGATGCCGCGGTTTGATGTGTATAAGTCGGTGTCGCGACAGATTATGGAAATCTTCCATGAATATACCGATTTAGTGGAACCTCTTTCGTTGGATGAAGCCTTCCTTGATGTTACCGAGAATCACAAGCAGATAGCAACGGCTACACAAATAGCCAAAGAGATAAAGCAAAAGATCCGGGAAACCGTTGGGCTTACAGCTTCGGCGGGCGTATCGTTCAATAAGTTCCTGGCCAAGATAGCGTCCGACTATAATAAACCGGATGGATTATTTGTGATTACACCAAAAGCTGCCGAGCAATTTGTAGATACATTACCGATAGAACGTTTCTTCGGTGTGGGGAAAGTTACTGCTGAACGCATGCATCAGTTAGGTATCAAGACCGGAGCTGATTTAAAACAATGGTCGGAGCAAGGGTTGGTAACCAACTTTGGCAAGGTAGGACACATGTATTATCAAAACGCGCGGGCGATAGATAACCGACCGGTGGAATCGCAGAGAATCCGTAAATCGGTAAGTTCCGAGACTACCTTTGCAATTGATACGGATATTTATGAAGAAATCTTGCCAGAACTTGATGTACTCACCCGTGAAGTGGTGGATTACATACAAAAGAAAGACTTTAAAGGGCGCACGGCAAGTATAAAACTGAAGTTTTCAGATTTTAGAGTTATTACCCGCAGTAAAACCTTTCCCACACCTGTGTCAGATTACGAAACGCTTTATGGAGCAGGGAAAGAGATGCTTAAACTGGTGGATTTGTCTCCTAAAATAAGGTTGATTGGAATAGGCGTTAAGAATAATGAAGAAGAAGTGAGTTGGGGCGATGCTATTCAGTTAAGAATTGAATTTAAAGAAGATGAGTTGAATGAGTGA
- a CDS encoding DUF1304 domain-containing protein, translating into MGTITQILIGLVALEHIYILWIEMFAWESAGKRTFKSLPAELFKPTKGLAANQGLYNGFLAAGLIWTFFISDILWKTNISIFFLSCVSIAGIYGAATADKKIFFVQALPAILALIALLLAL; encoded by the coding sequence ATGGGAACAATAACACAAATTTTAATAGGATTGGTAGCCCTTGAGCATATCTATATTTTATGGATAGAAATGTTTGCGTGGGAATCAGCAGGGAAAAGAACATTCAAGAGTTTACCCGCTGAATTGTTTAAGCCAACCAAAGGATTAGCTGCCAATCAGGGTTTGTATAATGGCTTTTTAGCTGCCGGTTTGATATGGACATTCTTTATCTCTGATATCTTGTGGAAAACGAATATCTCGATTTTCTTTTTGAGCTGTGTTTCAATAGCCGGAATTTATGGTGCTGCAACAGCTGATAAGAAGATATTCTTTGTTCAGGCGCTACCGGCAATATTGGCATTGATAGCTCTTTTATTGGCTCTATAA
- the hisC gene encoding histidinol-phosphate transaminase yields MNIDKLLRTNIRELQPYSCARDEFKGEASVYLDANENPYNAPFNRYPDPLQWEVKDLITKVKNVPAENIFLGNGSDEPIDLLYRAFCEPRIDNVVAIEPTYGMYKVCASINDVEYRKVLLDENFQFTADSLLAATNLYTKLIWLCSPNNPTGNSLDRKEIVKLLTSFEGIVVLDEAYIDFASEGSFSGFLSQYPNLVILQTFSKAWGSAAIRLGMAFASTEIIGILNKIKYPYNVNILTQKQAVASLKNADQTKAWVKTLLAERTVLVQELEKLPLVQHIYPTDANFVLVKVPDANAVYHHLVDKSIIVRNRNTVSLCMGCVRITVGTPEENKTLLEELKKF; encoded by the coding sequence ATGAATATAGACAAATTATTACGCACCAATATACGCGAACTCCAACCCTACTCATGCGCCCGCGATGAGTTTAAAGGTGAAGCGTCGGTATACCTGGATGCAAACGAGAATCCATACAACGCACCATTCAACCGCTATCCCGACCCATTGCAATGGGAAGTGAAAGACCTTATCACTAAAGTAAAAAATGTTCCGGCAGAGAACATCTTCCTTGGAAACGGTAGCGACGAGCCTATCGATTTATTATACCGTGCATTTTGCGAACCGCGCATCGATAATGTAGTGGCTATTGAACCTACCTACGGCATGTACAAAGTTTGTGCATCCATCAACGATGTTGAATATCGCAAAGTGTTGCTTGATGAAAATTTCCAGTTTACCGCTGATAGTTTACTGGCAGCAACTAACCTGTACACCAAACTTATCTGGCTTTGCTCGCCGAACAATCCTACCGGCAACAGTTTAGATAGAAAGGAAATCGTCAAATTACTTACTTCGTTCGAAGGTATTGTAGTGCTTGATGAGGCTTATATTGATTTTGCCTCCGAAGGTAGTTTCTCCGGATTTCTATCGCAATATCCGAATCTGGTAATTTTGCAAACCTTCTCCAAAGCCTGGGGAAGTGCAGCTATCCGACTGGGAATGGCATTTGCATCGACTGAAATTATCGGCATCCTCAACAAAATCAAATATCCTTACAACGTCAACATTCTGACGCAAAAGCAAGCTGTAGCTTCGCTAAAAAATGCAGATCAAACAAAAGCATGGGTGAAAACATTACTGGCAGAACGAACGGTGTTGGTTCAGGAACTGGAAAAATTGCCGTTGGTACAACACATCTACCCTACCGATGCCAACTTCGTACTGGTAAAAGTGCCCGATGCCAATGCGGTGTATCACCACTTGGTGGATAAAAGCATCATTGTGCGTAACCGCAACACAGTTTCGTTGTGTATGGGTTGTGTGCGAATTACGGTGGGGACTCCTGAAGAAAATAAGACTTTGTTGGAAGAGTTGAAGAAATTCTAA
- the hisD gene encoding histidinol dehydrogenase yields the protein MQVIKYPSREDWATILARPTFDSTSLFDTVQKVLDDVRSHGDNAVKKYTEQFDKVTLDNIEVSKEEIAEAEKLVSTDLKQAIEMARRNIWKFHSEQQHDLPEIQTSPGVYCWQKAIAIQKVGLYVPGGTAPLFSTVLMLGIPAQIAECNEVVLCTPPNKEGKIHPAVLYAAKVAGVHRIFKIGGTQAIAAMAYGTESVPKVYKIFGPGNQYVTAAKQLVSLKDVAIDMPAGPSEVEVIIDETANPAFVAADLLSQAEHGVDSQSILITVSERQVEPVLEQIELQLEQLPRKEFARKALENSKIIVLKTLEEAVEMTNEYAPEHLIISTRYYMGVAANIINAGSVFLGNYTPESAGDYASGTNHTLPTNGYAKAYNGVNLDSYVRKVTFQQITQEGLTNLSNAIILMAENEELMAHSNAVKVRLNEEKPVEERYSSHRR from the coding sequence ATGCAAGTTATCAAATATCCTTCGCGTGAAGATTGGGCAACGATTTTAGCCCGTCCCACTTTCGACAGCACTTCGCTGTTCGACACAGTGCAAAAAGTATTGGATGATGTTCGCTCGCATGGCGATAACGCCGTAAAAAAATACACCGAACAGTTTGATAAGGTGACCCTCGACAATATTGAAGTTAGCAAGGAAGAAATCGCTGAGGCTGAGAAACTGGTATCAACTGATTTGAAACAAGCCATTGAAATGGCAAGACGCAATATATGGAAGTTCCATTCGGAGCAACAACATGATTTACCCGAAATACAAACCTCACCCGGTGTCTATTGCTGGCAAAAAGCTATTGCTATCCAAAAAGTAGGTTTATACGTCCCGGGTGGTACTGCCCCACTGTTTTCCACTGTTTTGATGCTTGGTATTCCTGCTCAAATAGCTGAATGTAATGAAGTAGTGCTTTGTACTCCGCCAAACAAAGAGGGGAAAATCCACCCGGCTGTGCTTTATGCAGCCAAAGTGGCCGGTGTTCATCGCATTTTCAAAATTGGTGGAACGCAGGCAATAGCTGCCATGGCTTATGGAACCGAGAGTGTACCAAAAGTTTATAAAATATTTGGCCCCGGAAATCAATATGTAACCGCTGCCAAGCAATTAGTTTCGCTTAAAGATGTGGCCATTGATATGCCTGCCGGACCATCGGAAGTAGAAGTCATTATTGATGAAACTGCCAATCCTGCTTTTGTTGCTGCCGACTTACTTTCGCAAGCCGAACATGGTGTTGACAGCCAATCTATTTTGATTACTGTAAGCGAACGCCAGGTAGAGCCGGTTTTGGAACAAATAGAGCTTCAACTAGAACAATTGCCTCGAAAAGAGTTTGCACGAAAAGCGTTGGAAAACAGCAAAATCATTGTTCTCAAAACGCTGGAAGAAGCGGTAGAAATGACCAACGAATATGCTCCTGAACATTTAATTATTTCTACCCGATATTATATGGGTGTAGCAGCAAACATCATCAATGCAGGATCAGTATTCTTGGGTAATTATACGCCTGAAAGTGCCGGAGATTATGCTTCGGGGACAAATCATACCTTACCGACAAACGGATATGCCAAAGCTTACAACGGAGTAAATCTGGACAGCTATGTACGGAAAGTCACTTTCCAACAAATTACACAGGAAGGACTTACAAACTTAAGCAATGCCATTATCCTGATGGCGGAAAACGAAGAACTAATGGCGCACAGTAATGCTGTAAAGGTTCGGTTGAATGAAGAAAAACCGGTAGAAGAAAGATACAGTAGCCATCGCAGATAG
- a CDS encoding HAD family hydrolase translates to MFTAEIEKFIRSKNYPTFKPKAVFFDMDGVLFDSMKFHATAWVRALHEKNLPFTEYQAYMNEGRTGASTIDEIFVKEHGRKATEQEKQEIYQLKSKIFETCGKAGKIPHVLDLLEKVKAQGLQIFVVTGSGQHTLIHSLEENFPGIFQKEKMITAYDVKYGKPHPEPYLKALNKSDVKPWEVVVIENAPLGVKSSNAAGLFTIGVNTGPLDPKVLTDNGANLIFDNMKELYDNWEAIAS, encoded by the coding sequence ATGTTTACAGCAGAAATAGAAAAATTTATTCGTTCCAAAAACTATCCTACCTTTAAACCTAAAGCAGTTTTCTTTGATATGGATGGTGTTTTGTTTGATTCAATGAAATTTCATGCCACAGCCTGGGTGCGAGCATTACACGAAAAAAATCTTCCTTTCACCGAATATCAGGCTTACATGAACGAAGGCAGAACCGGAGCATCTACAATTGATGAGATTTTCGTGAAAGAACACGGAAGAAAAGCTACTGAGCAGGAGAAACAGGAAATATACCAACTAAAGTCAAAGATATTTGAAACTTGCGGAAAAGCGGGCAAGATACCACATGTACTTGATTTGTTGGAAAAAGTAAAGGCTCAGGGACTTCAGATATTTGTTGTTACCGGATCCGGTCAACACACGCTGATTCACAGTTTAGAAGAAAACTTTCCCGGTATATTTCAGAAAGAGAAAATGATTACGGCCTACGATGTAAAATACGGTAAACCTCATCCCGAGCCCTATTTAAAGGCGTTGAACAAATCAGACGTAAAACCCTGGGAGGTTGTAGTTATTGAAAATGCACCCTTAGGAGTAAAATCATCCAATGCTGCCGGACTATTCACCATTGGAGTCAACACCGGACCATTAGATCCTAAAGTACTTACCGATAATGGTGCAAACCTGATTTTCGACAATATGAAAGAACTTTATGATAATTGGGAAGCAATAGCAAGCTGA
- a CDS encoding glucose-6-phosphate isomerase, translating into MENIKLSIDKAFGFVSEQAVAGYKAQVDDANAALHNGTGKGSDFLGWLNLPSSIDEAHLQDLEATAKILRNNCEVVVVIGIGGSYLGAKAVIDALSNSFDWLLTERKSPVVVYAGQNIGEDYLYELQELLKTKKFGIISISKSGTTTEPALAFRLLKTQLEEEQGKAAAQKLIIAITDKSRGALRTAATQEGYKTFVIEDNVGGRFSVLTPVGLLPIAVAGFDIRKLISGAVTMEAKCGLETPFEQNPAAQYAAVRNELYKNGKTTEILVNFHPKLHYIGEWWKQLYGESEGKENKGIFPAAVDFTTDLHSMGQWIQEGERTIFETVISVKESNYTKVFPHSEENLDGLNFLAGKRVDEVNKMAELGTMIAHVDGGVPNLKIELPVLNEYYLGELLYFFEKACGISGYILGVNPFDQPGVEAYKKNMFALLEKPGFEAETKAIKARI; encoded by the coding sequence ATGGAAAATATTAAACTATCGATTGATAAAGCTTTTGGATTCGTATCGGAACAAGCTGTTGCCGGATATAAAGCACAAGTTGACGATGCTAATGCAGCATTGCACAACGGTACCGGAAAAGGAAGTGATTTTTTGGGTTGGTTAAACCTGCCGTCTTCTATCGACGAAGCGCATTTGCAGGATTTAGAAGCCACAGCAAAAATTCTGCGTAACAACTGCGAAGTGGTGGTTGTCATTGGTATAGGTGGAAGTTACCTTGGTGCAAAAGCTGTTATAGATGCACTTTCAAACAGTTTTGACTGGTTACTGACCGAACGCAAATCGCCGGTTGTAGTGTATGCCGGTCAGAATATCGGCGAAGATTACCTGTACGAATTGCAGGAATTACTCAAAACAAAAAAATTCGGTATCATCTCCATCTCAAAATCGGGAACAACCACCGAACCTGCTCTGGCATTCCGCCTGCTGAAAACTCAGCTGGAAGAAGAACAAGGAAAAGCCGCAGCACAAAAACTGATTATTGCCATCACCGATAAATCGCGCGGTGCACTCCGCACAGCTGCCACTCAGGAAGGTTACAAAACATTTGTTATCGAAGATAATGTGGGCGGACGCTTTTCTGTGCTGACTCCCGTTGGATTATTGCCCATTGCCGTTGCCGGATTTGACATTCGAAAACTAATATCAGGAGCTGTAACAATGGAAGCAAAATGCGGACTGGAAACTCCTTTCGAGCAAAACCCTGCCGCTCAATATGCAGCAGTGCGCAATGAGCTATACAAGAATGGAAAAACAACCGAGATACTGGTTAACTTCCACCCGAAACTGCATTATATTGGCGAATGGTGGAAACAACTCTACGGAGAAAGTGAAGGAAAAGAGAACAAAGGGATATTTCCTGCGGCAGTTGACTTCACCACCGATTTACACTCTATGGGTCAATGGATTCAGGAAGGTGAGCGCACTATTTTCGAAACAGTTATCTCTGTAAAAGAAAGCAACTATACAAAGGTATTTCCGCACTCTGAAGAAAACCTGGATGGATTGAACTTCCTGGCCGGAAAACGCGTAGATGAAGTCAATAAAATGGCTGAACTCGGCACCATGATTGCTCACGTTGACGGCGGTGTTCCCAATCTGAAAATTGAGTTGCCCGTATTGAATGAGTATTATCTGGGAGAATTGCTGTATTTCTTTGAGAAAGCTTGCGGTATAAGCGGTTATATACTTGGTGTAAATCCATTTGACCAACCGGGAGTAGAAGCATATAAGAAAAACATGTTTGCCTTGCTGGAAAAACCAGGTTTCGAAGCAGAAACAAAAGCCATTAAAGCCAGAATTTAA